Within Anopheles ziemanni chromosome 2, idAnoZiCoDA_A2_x.2, whole genome shotgun sequence, the genomic segment TTACAACATTGCTCATTGACTTGTTCGGGCCTGCTGGTCGGAACGACGTGTTTGTTCACTACCCATTCGTGTTATCCAACGAATTGAGCGAACGGCCCGTTACGGTGTCAGTGCTGCAAAGTCAATGATGTGCAATAAGTTGTATCATTTAACTGGAAGCCGAAAGGGAAGAGCGAACCCGCAGAAGCTCCCACGTTAAAGGCAAATAACATCAAACGGATTACCCCAACACGGTATGGCAATATCCTTTGATGTAACTCCCGTGGATGCTAGAAATACTTAAACGTGAAATcaaatgcaaatgtgtgcACCCAGTGACTGGTTTCGATTTAGTTTTGCTGCAATCGAACGGAATTCAATGGTCCGTGAAATGTTACGTGGTTTGTTTGTGCGGTTTCCTGGAagtaattgtttttcttgcatttttttttacttcacaCATAGGTCAAAGAAAAGCCTACGGTTGAACAGTTCATATCCATGAACCGTGGCATCAACAACGGGGGCGATCTTCCACGTGAACTGCTAGAGGTTGGTAGAAGCGAACTCTCGATTGATTCATAGAATGGTGCTAACTTGTATCCATGTCGTTTTTTCAGTCCCTGTACGAATCGATACGTGCCGAACCGTTTAAAATACCTCAGGACGATGGGAACGATCTAATGCACACCTTCTTCAACCCGGACAAGGAAGGCTGGCTGTGGAAGCAGGGTGGAAGGTATGTATTAAGGCACATCCATTTTTGAAAAGGATTAATTATGGAAATATTGCCTATCGTCGTTTCAGATACAAATCGTGGAAGCGAAGATGGTTCATCCTCAACGACAACTGTCTGTACTACTTCGAATACACCACCGACAAGGAACCGAGGGGGATCATTCCACTGGAAAATATCGCGGTGAGTGTTTCGTTTGAGAAAATGATGCGATCGTTGATCGTCTAGGCTCCCTAAGATATCCCTCTATTAATCGTTATCGGGTGTCGGACATGTTCTTTCTTCGACAGGTACGGGAGGTTACGGACCGCAGCAAACCGCACTGCTTTGAGCTGCATGCGAGCGGCGGCGCGGACATTATCAAGGCGTGCAAAACCGACAGTGAGGGCAAGGTGGTGGAAGGTAAGCACACCGTCTACCGGATGTCCGCCGCCACCGAGGAGGAGCAGCAGGAATGGATCAGCCGCCTGAACCAATCGATCAGCCACAACCCGTTCCACGACATTCTAGtacaaaggaaaaagaaagcccTGGCAAAAAGTTAGTTAGCGCTGTCCTGTTTGAAgaactaaaacaaaatgcagcaaaaaatcaacaacatacacacacgcataaacacacattcacactATTAATAACTCCTACCATCAGCTTCCGCGTCGCCCGGTCCAAACGAAGTGGCCAAAAAGATGTGTGCAATCATTGCCTTTTCTGATTTTTGCTTCAAACTGAACATGCTTCAaggcaacaaaaaattaaaaactggCCATGAAATGTTTTCATACGTAAAAGTGCGCACTGCTGTTCAGTTATCGCCTAAGCCAAAGTCAACATTAAAATCGATCAATTTGCTTCCAGAGAGCTGtttgaaaaagtaataatCGCTTCCGTTTAGCTTCCCTTTTATTCCTACCGCTACTAATTCGTCCGGATATGCGATAATCCATCCACTCCTCCTTactgtgtttgtgttcctttttgttttcgtgttgAGTTCCTCGCGTACCTTATCGGTCAAGTGCAGGAgtaatgacgatgatgatgatgatggttatgAACGTCTATCGGGAGAAGAAATTAAATATCTATTTGTGCAGTCAAACAACGTTAGCTTTTTAGCGGTGAGGTAGTGTTAAGTTCTGTTAGTTTACCAACCCCCCGCATCCAGTGGTGCTGCACCGTTGCATAGCCCCGGGTGCGGATTAGTCTAGTGTGTAGGATCTGTTTTCCCAACACCCCTTCTTTTGGGGACTGTTGGGAgctgttttatttctgttcCGGTTTCCCAATGATTTGAATCGTTAGTTTACGTTACAAACACGATAGGAGTGTCTCTATGTGCGTGCGTATGTCTGAGAAAATGGCAGAGTGAAGTAAGAGTAAACGAATAGAGAAGCAAGTGAATGTGATCGAATGTACGAGTACTAAGCGCGGGTAAAACGATTGATCGGTGGATCGTGACTCTGTGATCATGAAAAGTAGCAAAAATCCAGAATCCTAGTACACAATGCAACGACGATAGGATACAGCCCACACTCTGTACAGTAGTATGAGGAAAACCCGCTTAGCAACAGGGGAATGATTGTtgagacaaacaaacaaacaggctACTACGTTGTTTATCCTTTCTCATCTCTCATCCAAATATACCAAACTCTAAACTTCAACACTCTGATCTCGTATCGTCCCTTCTAACTTGTTTCCTTATGGTCAGCGTTTAGATTGATTGTTTGTGGCGGATGTGTGTATAGTGTGGAAGAGAAATTCAAACAGAGAGTGAGAGTAAGACTGCATGAGAAAGTGTAATCGCGcttaacaaaaaatatatatactaAATGCACTTCCAACGCGTTTCCATAGCTGAAAAATTACCgaatacaacaaaacaaaacagccaATCGCAGGTGTGCGCGCTTCTGTGTGGAACGAAAATGATACTAATCATTTGATTTAAGCCTTCCAACAAGCCAGTGATATTTGCTTGAAATTGTTAGAAATTAGAAAACCCTACACAAACGGAACGCACGCCTAGAAAACGGTTAACGTGAGTGGTTTGTGCGCGAAAAAATGCATCAAGAAGAAGCAACTAACCTTTTATTATATTGCATTTCATCAAGAAAAGCACTGCGTAGGACAGAACCTTTCAACCCCCGACGAAAAGATGACGCGAAAGATGGAGATCAATAATTTGTacagttaaataaaataaaatattaaaatgcaTCTTCCACCGAGTCAGAGTGAGGTGCAAATGTATCGCAACGATAGTAGCATCTAGTTTAAAGATGTTGATTAAACTGATATTTTTCCGTGCCCATATGGCATATTGTTGTGAAAGAGCCTTTCGAAATGTTCAGTTTAGATTAAAATCAGTTGATGGTGCCTCGATAATTGAGGCTGGCTGCCATCTATAAGTAAATTGTTTGACCGAATTACCCCATTGCAACTGTTGGTCTCCATAGTTTTCCGCATCGATCAGTTTGGCgtaaaaagaaaagtgcaGAAGAGCTAATCTATATAAATCCACCGACCGAAATTGTACATCGGCGCAATACAACATAGCATCTCATCTTCCCTGTTTTTCCCCCCAAGCACTGTGTATCTTTTTCCTCGTGTATTTGTAAGCTACCATCTACCATCCTATTGTGTATAACTATGTATCTTGTGTAAAGGGCGGGCATGAAAAAGCTAAAGATATCTTAGGAAAGTTGAAGGACAGAAGATGCTGAGAAGAGTGTAGGCTAAATTTACTAGTATGTAgtgtaaattaaatgaaaaattggttAAACATGAAGCGAACGAATATGAATAGTTTTGTATTTtactgttttcgttttgttaaaCCATCGTATACTGTTTGGCAAACGGCGGTCGTATTGAGAAAGAACACATACATGAACACAttgaaatttccattttcacagTTTCTGCAGCATAAGCTATTTCATTGCAAAAGATAATCTCATTCCGTGCGTTCGGACAAAAAGTAACTGATGATTTTCCCTGCTAACGCTAGCAACTATCGTAACTAAATAGCATTTGCCATTTGTACATCGATCCATCAAAGCTCGATAGAatgttgtgtattttgttaaaTTGTAACTAATTACATTGGAAAGATTCATCCGGCAGCGTTTGCGAAAAATTAGCGATAGAAAGTCCACTCCCGAACCGTGCGACGATCTTTTTGCCGTAGATTCGTTAGGGATACATtcgttttttctcctctttcgGTTCCAACTCCAATCGAAAATGTGCCTACGACCGTTCCACTATCCAGCCGTCCGGATGCGTTGAAAGtgggaataaaaaatataccgATAGCCCTGATGCAATTGAATCCCGGACTACCTTTTGTGCAGGGAAAAACTTTGCATCGAACGTGGAAAATTATCAAAAGTAAAACCATCAGGTTTCGCTTCACACATGCAAGCAGATCGCCACGATAAGGGATATGCCCCGCTTGGTGAAGGGACGTTTCAGCGGTTCTCGAGTGGAGAGAGGGGGAGGAACAGTGCCAGTTCCGGTGCCAGCGCCCGGCAAATGGATTCAGCTTCGGATTCGGGTTCGAGGGCAAAAAACGTGGGAGCCCACAGTAGTAGTAGGAgactgaaaatgaaaaatcgaataatacGATAATAAATAGGAGTGTGTACACCGATCGTCCGATAATGATGATTGAAATTCGATaataaaaaagcataaataaaGAACAAGGATAGCTGCTGCAGAGGGCCGTGCGCAGTACCGAGTAGTGATACCACCGATGGCAAATAGTTGGCCATCCGAGGGCCATTCCGGACGACGGAAACAAAAACGCAAAATAACGAAATCAATCCTCCCGCCACGAGGTCCAAGGGCTGATCCACCCGTCGCCAGTTTCGGACGGTGTTGCCGTTTTGCTTATGGCACAATTAAAATGATATTTAAAACACCCTCCTCCCATGGTTGCGAAAAAAACGGGGGAAACACGTGGGTGTGTGTCTGTGAGCTTGGCCTGCGAACGAGAAGGTATAtgaattaattcaatttaaattgattttcatctgtttttgtgtgtgcaatTTTCGCCAGCCGGAAAAACGCTGATCCGGGTTGTCCTCTCGGCAGCAGCACTGCAATTCGATGCACCGATTCGACCGATCGTTCgtatttgattcgttttttaaaCTGCGTCCTACATCAGTTTTCATCGCTGAATCCGATTGTGAAGCGGAATCTGGTTcgggtgtttttatttttggacgGTAAAGCATGGAAAGCACAGAAACTTACGTCGTGGCACATGGAGCAGTTTCCCCTGGGATGGTTAACTGTGACAGTTGTTATTATACTCCCGGTCGGTTTCGAAACGCGTTGCCAGCGTTAGTCCATGGGTGGTACGGAAAACCGTGATGCATTCAATTGTGCTGACCGATATTGACCCAGTTCCCTGGAAATGAAAACTGAACTCATATTCCAAGTTGGCGTACTGTgctattttttatcaatttgcaACGGTTATATTAATGTTATTTACTGCTTCCAGTTCGATGTGACTCTCCCATGTAACGTTTACGGACAATTAGTGCTTcccttttttaatgtttcaggTATATATTCGTTTGGCTTATGGgatataagttttttttaattttaatcccATGAATataaaaacaccaccaccttcCAAGGCCAAGGTTTTCCTGATGTAGAGAAAACATGTATGGAAAATTAACCCAATCAGTATAAATATCCATACTCACTGTAAAAAAACTATTGCATTCACAATTTAAAACacttaaattattaaaacgaaTGCGCATCATTGAAGAATCAAGTATGGTATGAAAAATATTGGATGTTTGGGGATggcaatatatttttttatgttctttttttttgcagaattGATTTCGAAAGTATTACGAAGAACATCGCgaatgttttggaaagatACCGAGCACTCTAAGGGGGAAAAGTAAAGTGATGTTTACGTATAGTAATACTGTTAATATACCAAAAGCGAAGTCTTTTAAGGGAGCAACAGACACATGAGACTTTTTGTGTTGAAGGCAAACGGCATGAAACGGTTGCTTTTGGGGAACTGAAAGTTTCTGCAGTAGAATAATGATGGAGATCTAAAAAAAGACGGGTCAGATGATGGAACTAGTAACGCAACGAATAATTTAAGTGTAATAAAAGTAAGGtacgttttttaaacaactaAGACTAGTCTCCTGAGCGATATGGAACGAGGAAAGACAGAAATGAGTAAATACTCCGTAAATCGCTAGTCGTAAGGGATTAGAAATTATCATAACTGATTTATATGAAAAGCAAAAGCCATAACAATAATACACAACCTTGTATGAAACTGATAATTTCTATAGCAATGGGATGGCAGTTAAACCAATGTAAATCTCATAGGGACATTTAATTGTGAGCGCAGAATAATTACGGTTGAAAGCATAATCGAAAAGTGGAAGTATGATAAACAGTAGTGGTTGTTTTTGTATCAAACCGTGTGTAATTCGTCCTTGTGTTCAACCAGTCTGTATCGCTAaccttttttcagttttgctaCGTTTCGTTAAACGCATCAATCGCTTCTGTTTCACGCAcgatgtttgtgtttattaCCGGGCACTTCCCAAAAGTGCGATCAATGTTATTCTTGGCTTGCTGGCGTTGCAATGAAACTAATTTGTGATAATTACCGGTAGATACATTACCATCCGTATTTTTCGAGTTCCGCAAAGCGCACGTAAAGCGCTCCAAGTGCATTCGAGTGATCCATCGCTTTTCCACACAGTTTTTCTGTATTTGCCTTTGCAAGTAGTTACGATTACCAACAACCACCCAACCCGACATGATCCGTTTGAAATTGGTTTGTTCTGCCTggttgcatgaaaaatctgaaataaacaataaaaacacattGATGAGAGAACCTGGTTGTGAAATTTATTCAGTCTTACAGGGTTACCCCGGGGGTTCAGTTAATTGTTCATTGCTCATTCTCACCATTATATTTTCCATCCGGAACACGTCATTTTGATGCTACCACCGCTGCTTATGTTTCAACTGAATTAATTTGCCACCCGGCAAAGCtggatttaaaatgtttgtttctgttctAGATACTTTCGCCACTATAGTGCGCTGGTTGACCTGCGGGTTGTTCTTCCCCGGTGCCAGTCGCCGGATGTTGGAACGCCAACAGACGACCGTCAAAGAGTACCAACTGATGCCAATCTGATCTATTTTGTTCGGTTGTTTTTCACCGATCTTTACGATCCCCGTTACGTTCTTCCAACACTCTGAACCTTCGTTTGTGATAAATCTAAATAAAGACAATAATTACTTTACATTGTTCGTACATTAGTTAAATGTATCCGAATTGGTTTTCCGAATTAAAAATCTTGTTTACAAACAGCTGCCTTTTCCCGCCAACTACGATTGATACCGACCCACTTTGACAGCGATCGGCATTTTGATAGTCGGTGCAATTAGccgatataaaaataattgcatCGAGCTGTGATCAGTTCATCAAGTACCGCCGAAGATCTTGCAGGTGAAGTGTGATCCCGCGTGAccacaaccttttttttctggtgACCGCATAGCAAGAGTGAAAGCTCGCAGAGTATTATCCTACTACTAAATATCGTTTGCTAAGTAAAGAACCCTCCGCTAGAGCAGCAGCCTTCGACTTCCCGGTGAGGCAGTGCCTTAtaaattcgatcaaacacttggaagctgCTAGCGGTGCATCgttattttaatcttttcgATCTGTGTGCCCTCCGTGCCGGCGCTCCCGAGCATCTATTCATTATTTAATTCCTGTAGTACTGATTTTATCGTTACGATttgggcgcgcgcgcgtgtgtgctCCCCAGAGTGATCGAGATTGTTTTCGGAAAGCCTTCttttgcagaagaaaaaagtagCCACAAATCGCGTACCGCTAGCGTCATTAGaacaaaatcattttaaactgTTGCCAAGATCAAAGTCCTTCCCCAGTTTCGCTGTGCATTAGAATTCCTTCGAAAGTAGATTCGCCCCAAGTGCGTTGACCCCCCTTTCGTGGACCCGAAAAAGAAGCAAAGTGCCCGTGTGTATGTTGTGTGCGTATCTGTCGAGTGCACTGAAGTTGGTTTTGCGTTGATATCGGAAGGAGTGAAGGCAAGGGAGTCCCTAAAAAGGGCAAGGTggtagagagaaagagaaaggaagGCAAAAGGGCTTTACTGCAGAGTGCAGAATCCAATATTTGCTACAATCCCCGGCACGGGAGGATCTCGAGGTTCGCAGGTCAACACACAGGTATGATGAAGTTCGTTACCTCGGACAGCACGACGGATTTGTCGTTGCGACATGGAGAACAATACGAAAATTGTTCGGAGCAGCTGCTCATCGAGTCGGGTGAGTAGTATACGAGGTCCCAACCACCTCCCCTTCCCTCAGCTTTCTCTGATCTTCTTATCTCTTGTTGGACACATCGATGGATGCTGATCGGAGAAAGATGAAAGTAGTAGGCCTTGGTGGAGTCAACCATTTTGTACCGTCTGTTCCTTCATACCAGATACGACACCACTGGCAGCACTGGATCCGGCCATTCTGAGCTGCGGCCTGCCGGCCATCGTCCTCGACTCCCAGGGCTCAATGAGAACAGCGGTAGCCATCATTCGGTATACGTTCGCGCAGTTGCTGGCCTTCAGAAAGAGTCCGTTCTCCCATCGACGCCCGGCCGCAATGGACGACCCGCGGACGGTACAATATCCGATATGGCGTCGGACCGGGTTCGAACGGCAGCGCAGAGTGAGCGGCGGCGACGAGGAGCAGTATCTGCtgtacggtggtggtggctccGGCCGCAAACCGAACGATCAGCGTCAGCGTGACAATGGCTTCAATCCGCCAAGGTAATGTGATTGGAATTCATTTTACTAATACGTTGAAATTATTTGTAGTGGATAGTTCTtttattgaaagttgttttactcAAATTTTTGTATGTGTTATACTTTTCATGTCTCCATGTTTTCTATTTAAATgtaacaagtttttttttcaatgagcTTACTGTATGGATGTTTGAATGAACTTAACCAAAGCCACTTTTTATATCATATTTTGTAATAAGAATTCTATTTGAAATTTACCTTTTATAAACTTAAaatcgaatcccaaccgagaccgtggcctcccctgtacgagaggactgactatccacgtacacataggggaaaaagtctcgtaatCTTTTAACgggacaggcatgaccaacaaggtcgttacgcttCTTGGCGTTGAAGAAGAAACTTTCCGATTATATTAGAAAAGTTAATTTACTGTTAGTTGAACTCTTTTGATGAATGTTACTCTGAACTCTATAAgcctatttgtttgtttgtctgagTATTTATAGTTTGTAAAtccttattttcttccatGATATTGTATCGTATGCTCTCTTGAGATAACTAAGATTCGCTTcctttttaattgaaacattttcatacttttcGATTCGTAATACATTGCGGAATGTAGATTCAGACGTAACCATGAGTTCAGTAACCGGAACCACCATGTGATCGTGAAAAGTTATAGTGCTGGTGATGGCTACGGCCACAATTTGCGCCTCCAGGACACCATAATCGAGGAAGAACCGGAATGGGTTGCGGCCGGTCCAACTTCCCGGCTGGACACGATTGAGCTGCGCGGATTCGACGAAGATCTGGCGCGAAATGTGACGGAATCGCTGAAGTCGTCCCCGCCGTCGGGTCACGGCAAGCGCAGTGGCGCATTTTTCGACGAGTTGCTCCACTACGAGCATGTCCATCCGCAGAAGCAGGGCTCTGCTAAGGGTCAGCACGATACCTCGAGTGGTGGCGATGGCGAGAGCGTCGTTTCCACGTCGAACAACGGGTCACCTCCGCCGGCCCGGAGCACTCCGACGAAGCACGTGGCGGacacaaacaacaactatGCCGGTGGACGCAAAGGTGGACCAATTTCGGACGGGGGGAAGGCTCCGGGGTGTTCGTCTTCCTCCGGCGTTAATGTGTCGAACTTTGAGGAGTTTATGAAATTTGACTCCATGCTGGGTGATCTGGTCGAAGGAAATGGATCCCGCTTCAGTCAATATTTCCGCCGTGTTGGATCTTCCAGTAGCGGTGCCGGTTCTGGTGGAAGTCATAACCATCACTCCCAGCAGCACCTCCATCAGCCACACTCGCAACAACATCACGTACGCTTCGCCCTGGATCGGAACACCCATCACTATCAGCATCCGCAGTCCCATCGTCAGGCAGGTTCGGGCCGTTTGTCCCTGTCGGCCATGCAGCATCCTCCTGCGGGCATAGAAGGACCACATCAGCAGAACCCTCCGTCGTTCGATGCCGGATCATCTTCGTCTGCTTCTTCATCGGGCTCTGCAGCATCAACCGCCGGAGATGCAAAGTCGTTCCAACGTTTGCTCGAGATGATGGCCGTCCAGAATCATCGtatgcaacagcaacagcagcagcactatCTACTGCAGCTCCTGCAAAATAGCCAGCAAACGGAAGCCTTGCGTCAGGTGCTGATGAAGAAATGCTCGCTCGATGGTGGAGCGGGTGGGCAGCAGCGTTTGCCTTCGCAGGCCGAACTCCAATTGCACACACAAACCATCATGAAGCAGGCCCTCCTGCGCAAGAAGATTGCTGAACAAAGCCGGCTGATACTCGAGCAGGAACCGATACCGGCCGTCCAGCAGCTAATCCAATCGATCTGCCCGAATGTTCAGCGCAGCATTTCCGTTCTGGGAGCCAACTccggtcagcagcagcagcaggttggGCGCAACTTTGGAGCAGACGGAAGGAACGGTAATGCTCCGGGCAACAATGGTTCGCTGTATCGCAGCCAAGCGCGCCCTTCCTCCACCAACCGGCGCTATTGAGAAGAATGTAATCCGGCCATCTGATGGATATCTAATACAAGACCCCACCGCCACAAAATTGGAATAACTCTTCGCGTCACTCTGCTTCCTACAGTTAATTTACTCGAATTTTCAACCCTACCGAACCTTACGAAGAATCAACTTCCTACACACAAGATATCATCGATAAAATCTGTAAAGTGTTGCATTCACATTCGTAAGGATTAGTTTTTAGTTCATTTTTATACATATTGCTGGATACCGGCAGCCTTTCACCACCCATCCTCCCCAGTGTGTGATCCTTTGTTCTATCTCTGATTGTTTTGGGCAGGCACGATAAGAATTTGTTAATATTTGGACGAAAGATAGAGTAAAGAGGACGACGATCACTGCCTCTGGAAGGCGTCCAACGTTTGAGCGTTTGTGTTGGACGAGAGTGACAAGAAACAATAGAATGTTTCTGCAAAACCGATTTAAATCCACTCTTTTCTCCCTGCGAGAGGGAAAGACAACCGATTTTCATTCCCCCCCACAGCAAAGTCCGATTACCGACTTATCGCATTTAAAACCGCATTAGGTAACCGCAACCGCATTTAAACCAACAATATTCTAACTCAGCGTCTGCCTGTGCTTGTCTGTCTAACGTTGAATGTATACTTTTGTGCATTGTTTGAGAATTATTATCATTCGATTTTAGTGCTGTTCATAATATCTAACTTCAAACGATCGAGGCTTGTTCACTAGTCTTGCAACAGAAGGGGAAATGTTAATCAAACACCCCAAAAACATCTGGGAAAATATGTGCAATCGGTTACAACTGTGTCCGGGGTCTGTTTGCCTCGTGCGAAGAACCACTTATAGCATTAAGAATATGTTTGTAACAACCGCCAATCTTGTTAACACCATGCACATCCTTTCCAAAATGTGCTCTTGCGCAGCCAacgattgttattgtttttttgaatttattgatTTGTACTATATTAAGTCTATGTTTATACTATATCATAATTGCAACAATCCAAACATGAACATCCGTTCACATATTCGAGCTACCGAGCTCCGCGCGTTCGATGCACTCGATCATCTAGGTTTTTCATCGGAGAAAGTTTGAATATGAActgatttattgtttattatttgtgcGACACACAGGTGGATGGATTTATTTCtggttttcaataaaaatgattatGTATGTTACTTTTGAGAAGCAAATAATTGTTAGTATTATCTTTGGaattgaaaagaaatcatTGTCCACACCATATGTTCCCTCTATAGATGTTTCGCCTTTATGCTTCTTCAGGGAAAATCATATTCCAatattctttccttttctccgGAACCGGATCCGTGTCTTagcggaaaaacaaatgtccTTTTTCCATACGTGCTACGGTCGGTGCCGTCAGACATTTCCCTAACCTCCCACGGGCCACGATCAAAAGGGATCGGATTTTGTCGTCGTGATCCGTCCGGTTTCGtttggttcggtttgtttgttttcccgtgTGATGGCCGGGTTATGAGTTTCATTAAAACGAAGCACGAAACAATGTTCCAATTGTCATCATCGCGCGCTCCAGCCGTGTTCGATTTGAGCCGCTGCTGGCCCGGGTGGATTTTCATCGGTGACCGAGTTTTGTAGCTTTTTCCCCCGCTGGCGCTCCGCGGAGGAGTTGCTCGGGATTTTTCATGAGCGATTTCGTTCGCCAAAAATTCCCACCCTCGGTGGAGGGAAGCTGTGGAGTGTGGTgagttttcaattatttgtgGAAGCTTTTGTTGAGGGTAGGAAAAGGCGAGACCCAATTTGGGAAGCGGCCTGGTTCAGGTGCATTGAAACGTTGTTTTCGACCTCGTTGGCGTTGATTTTCCACCTGTGAGTGCAAAACGTTCGGCTTGGGACGCTTTTGGGGCGGGAAACTAAGGAATCGGAATGTGCCCGGCTCTCGATGACTTTTTCCAGCTCGATCCGATCGATGTCACCGTGTTTTCCTCCCAGCATTCAGAAGCGGGTCCGGTTTGAAGGCAGAATGTATGTGGACACATGGAGAATTGAACCGCTTGAACATCCGATTGCCCGTTGGCGCAACGGTATGgtatgtgggtgtgtgttcTAAAACGGATACCCTCTCGAAAGGCGGAAGTCAACAGCTTGGGTAAGGTCCACTGTCACCCGGGGGTCGGAATATTAGACGAGCCTCGCGGAGGGAAAATTCGGAAGCAGCCTCCGCCGGGGGTTAGCATATGTTGTTTTCATCGAAACGCCTTCGGGGTTTCTGTGAATATGGCCGTTTCAGGAAGAGACTCGCCGGTTGATGGTGGAGCAAAGTCTCCTGTTTATGGCAATGGCAGTCGACGACGTTCCCACCGAGCGCAGTGTCGCCGTGGCCGCAATTTCCGAGAGGCGTATGAATTTTGATTCGACAATGTAGATTCTGGGTTGAAGCATCCGGCGGTCTAGTGGTGCTTAGCTTTTTGATAAAGCATTTATCGGCAGGTCCGGACGGACGTACAGCGTTGTCGTAGTGGTTGGCCAGAGGGTAGACTCCACAGTTTGAACTGCTGATGCTTGGCGCCGGGCAAGGTTTTGTGATTGTTGATGAAGGGTTCTCTGTTCGTTCCGTTTCGTAAACGGTTCATCTTTAGGTTCGTTTTTTGTCTGATTT encodes:
- the LOC131282543 gene encoding protein cup, which encodes MMKFVTSDSTTDLSLRHGEQYENCSEQLLIESDTTPLAALDPAILSCGLPAIVLDSQGSMRTAVAIIRYTFAQLLAFRKSPFSHRRPAAMDDPRTVQYPIWRRTGFERQRRVSGGDEEQYLLYGGGGSGRKPNDQRQRDNGFNPPRFRRNHEFSNRNHHVIVKSYSAGDGYGHNLRLQDTIIEEEPEWVAAGPTSRLDTIELRGFDEDLARNVTESLKSSPPSGHGKRSGAFFDELLHYEHVHPQKQGSAKGQHDTSSGGDGESVVSTSNNGSPPPARSTPTKHVADTNNNYAGGRKGGPISDGGKAPGCSSSSGVNVSNFEEFMKFDSMLGDLVEGNGSRFSQYFRRVGSSSSGAGSGGSHNHHSQQHLHQPHSQQHHVRFALDRNTHHYQHPQSHRQAGSGRLSLSAMQHPPAGIEGPHQQNPPSFDAGSSSSASSSGSAASTAGDAKSFQRLLEMMAVQNHRMQQQQQQHYLLQLLQNSQQTEALRQVLMKKCSLDGGAGGQQRLPSQAELQLHTQTIMKQALLRKKIAEQSRLILEQEPIPAVQQLIQSICPNVQRSISVLGANSGQQQQQVGRNFGADGRNGNAPGNNGSLYRSQARPSSTNRRY